A region from the Diadema setosum chromosome 13, eeDiaSeto1, whole genome shotgun sequence genome encodes:
- the LOC140237318 gene encoding U2 small nuclear ribonucleoprotein A'-like — MVKLTPELIEQAAQYLNPVRDRELDLRGYKIPVIENLGATVDQFDTIDLSDNELRKLDGFPLLKRLKCLLLNNNRICRIGENLQENLPRLESIILTNNSIAELGDLDNLASITQLTTLSLLRNPVMGKKHYRLYVIHKLPNLRILDFRKIRLREREAAAQLFKGKKGEKLAKDLGRRSRTFVPGAGLPAEQKTGPSPEDIAAIKAAIAKAESFEEVERLKQLLQSGQVPGKDDAAGKKKAQAEGGEEEEEEEEDAGEPMDEGQPQQQQLTNGQPPIAVH, encoded by the exons ATGGTCAAATTAACACCAGAATTGATAGAGCAGGCTGCGCAGTACTTGAATCCCGTCAGAGACAGAGAACTAGATCTTCGAG GATACAAGATACCAGTAATTGAGAATCTTGGAGCAACTGTG GACCAGTTTGACACCATCGACCTATCGGACAATGAACTCAGGAAACTGGATGGATTTCCCCTACTCAAGAGGCTTAAATGCCTGCTGCTTAACAACAATAGAATATG TCGGATTGGAGAGAATCTACAGGAAAACCTTCCACGCCTGGAATCCATAATCCTCACAAATAACAGCATTGCTGAACTG GGGGATCTTGATAACCTTGCATCCATCACACAACTAACAACATTAAG CCTCCTCAGAAATCCAGTGATGGGGAAGAAGCACTACAGACTGTACGTCATCCACAAACTTCCCAACCTCAGAATACTGGACTTCAGGAAAATCAGGCTCAGG GAGAGGGAGGCAGCAGCACAGCTATTCAAGGGCAAGAAGGGAGAAAAACTGGCCAAGGATCTGGGCAGGAGATCAAGGAC GTTTGTACCAGGGGCTGGCCTTCCTGCTGAACAGAAAACCGGTCCATCTCCAGAAGACATTGCTGCCATCAAG GCTGCCATTGCCAAGGCAGAGAGCTTCGAGGAGGTGGAGAGGTTGAAGCAGCTGCTGCAGTCAGGCCAGGTGCCGGGGAAGGACGACGCTGCCGGCAAGAAGAAAGCGCAAG CTgaaggaggagaggaggaggaggaagaggaagaggatgcAGGGGAACCAATGGATGAGGGTCAGCctcagcagcagcagctgaCCAATGGGCAGCCGCCGATTGCAGTTCACTGA